In Nicotiana tabacum cultivar K326 chromosome 19, ASM71507v2, whole genome shotgun sequence, one DNA window encodes the following:
- the LOC107827543 gene encoding cytochrome P450 86A8-like — translation MDIAIALLLFTAITCYLLWFTFISRSLKGPRVWPLLGSLPGLIENSERMHDWIVDNLRACGGTYQTCICAIPFLARKQGLVTVTCDPKNLEHILKTRFENYPKGPTWQAVFHELLGQGIFNSDGDTWLFQRKTAALEFTTRTLRQAMARWVNRAIQLRFCPILKTAQLESKPVDLQDLLLRLTFDNICGLAFGKDPQTLAPGLPENTFSSAFDRATEASLQRFILPEVIWKLKKWLGLGMEVSLNRSLVQLDKYMSDIINTRKLELMSQQKDGNPHDDLLSRFMKKKESYTDKFLQHVALNFILAGRDTSSVALSWFFWLVIQNPVVEQKILHEICTVLIETRGSDTSSWLDEPLAFEEVDRLTYLKAALSETLRLYPSVPEDSKHVVVDDLLPDGTFVPAGSSITYSIYSAGRMKTTWGEDCLEFKPERWLTPDGKKFVMHEQYKFVAFNAGPRICLGKDLAYLQMKSVAAAVLLRHRLMVAPGHKVEQKMSLTLFMKDGLKVNLLPRDLTLLTDSLKKEKEVQLVQKLHRDKDE, via the coding sequence ATGGACATTGCCATAGCTTTACTCTTGTTCACTGCCATAACTTGTTATCTTCTATGGTTCACCTTCATCTCAAGATCTCTCAAGGGTCCACGTGTCTGGCCCTTATTGGGCAGCTTACCGGGCTTGATCGAGAACTCCGAGCGTATGCATGACTGGATTGTGGACAACCTCCGCGCGTGTGGTGGCACGTACCAGACATGCATATGTGCTATCCCATTCTTGGCCCGGAAGCAAGGTCTCGTGACTGTCACGTGCGACCCGAAAAACTTGGAGCATATTTTGAAGACCCGATTCGAGAACTACCCGAAGGGTCCGACTTGGCAAGCCGTTTTCCATGAGCTGCTTGGCCAAGGAATTTTTAACTCTGATGGTGACACGTGGCTGTTTCAAAGGAAGACGGCGGCGCTTGAGTTCACGACTAGGACCCTCCGCCAAGCCATGGCTCGATGGGTCAACCGAGCCATTCAGCTTAGGTTCTGTCCAATTCTTAAGACGGCTCAGCTTGAAAGCAAGCCGGTTGATTTACAAGATCTTTTACTTAGGCTTACTTTCGACAACATTTGCGGCTTGGCTTTTGGCAAGGACCCGCAAACATTGGCACCCGGCTTGCCGGAGAATACCTTTTCTTCGGCTTTTGACCGAGCCACTGAGGCGTCGCTGCAGCGGTTCATATTACCTGAAGTTATATGGAAGCTGAAGAAATGGCTTGGGCTAGGAATGGAAGTCAGCTTGAACCGAAGCCTTGTACAGCTGGACAAATATATGTCTGACATCATAAATACACGTAAGCTTGAGCTGATGAGTCAGCAAAAAGATGGAAACCCTCATGATGACTTGTTATCAAGGTTCATGAAAAAGAAAGAATCCTACACGGACAAGTTCTTGCAACACGTGGCACTCAACTTCATCCTAGCTGGACGTGACACGTCATCGGTCGCATTGAGTTGGTTTTTCTGGTTGGTCATACAAAATCCAGTAGTTGAACAAAAGATCTTACACGAAATATGCACGGTCTTGATAGAGACACGTGGCAGTGACACATCATCATGGCTCGACGAGCCGTTAGCTTTCGAGGAAGTTGATCGGCTAACCTACTTGAAAGCTGCATTATCTGAAACTCTCCGGCTTTATCCGTCGGTGCCGGAGGACTCAAAGCACGTGGTGGTCGACGACTTGTTGCCGGACGGAACATTTGTTCCGGCAGGTTCATCAATAACATATTCCATATATTCAGCTGGAAGAATGAAAACTACATGGGGTGAGGATTGCTTAGAGTTCAAGCCAGAGAGGTGGCTAACCCCAGATGGTAAAAAGTTTGtaatgcatgaacaatacaaGTTTGTGGCTTTTAATGCTGGTCCAAGGATATGTCTAGGGAAAGACTTGGCATACTTGCAAATGAAGTCGGTGGCGGCAGCAGTGTTGCTCCGCCACCGGCTCATGGTGGCTCCCGGCCATAAGGTGGAGCAGAAAATGTCATTGACTTTGTTCATGAAAGACGGCCTTAAAGTAAATCTTCTTCCAAGAGACCTCACACTATTAACGGATAGtctaaagaaggaaaaagaggTCCAATTAGTCCAAAAATTGCATAGGGACAAAGATGAATGA
- the LOC107788817 gene encoding origin of replication complex subunit 5-like gives MGEEGNPRTPRRATRSSLCSTPNPKISTDKSKSCNQQPLTIHDLAYRDESSISLDDLISNLPGRRSQIIKLLRLLGPLDSPMLPFFVYGGASTGKTSTILQIFKHLKRPFVYCSCITCYSPRILFESVLNQLSLHRRDESNDYSSTNRCEKPSDFVNLLQGALRSVVDSLKGSMAKSSSKKSVGWARGKMVYLVFDNLELARGWDKSSNILPLLFKLYDILKMPEVGLIFLSNASPDTYDSDTGYVEPIPVHFPDYTEDELRQILMKDQGGPKLYSSFLDVVLRPFCRVTRRVDELLTAFSSLYQIYCEPLDDLGIVPNEDMKRKLFSHFQPHIGPSLNDTFKAGSRLSSEASAKKNKWKGVAKKNGVCESSDEIDFHMSACAKYLLICAFLASRNPATLDASLFDSTGGSSNRKRKRKSSEKSMEKKETAEQDLLLKGPGTFPLERLLAIFQCIVSVEECLPDEEAQEDGGLEGESWTNGLLSDVLLELSSLCNANFISKGGSCPLEGANRYRSMVSEDMALKVAKSLKFPLAKYLYRG, from the exons ATGGGTGAAGAGGGAAATCCACGAACTCCCAGAAGAGCCACTAGATCATCATTGTGTAGCACAccaaatcctaaaatttctacAGACAAGTCAAAATCATGTAATCAACAACCTTTAACAATACATGACCTTGCTTATCGAGACGAATCATCAATTAGTTTAGATGACTTGATTTCTAATTTACCAGGCAGGCGCTCACAAATTATCAAATTGTTGCGCCTTTTGGGCCCCTTGGATTCTCCAATGTTACCATTTTTTGTATATGGGGGTGCTTCAACTGGGAAAACAAGTACAATTCTTCAGATATTTAAGCACCTAAAACGTCCGTTTGTTTACTGTAGTTGTATAACATGTTATAGCCCAAGGATACTATTTGAATCGGTGTTGAACCAGTTATCGCTTCATAGAAGGGATGAAAGCAATGACTATTCGAGTACTAACCGCTGCGAAAAGCCCTCCGATTTTGTAAATCTTTTGCAGGGGGCTCTTCGTAGTGTGGTAGATAGTTTGAAGGGGAGCATGGCGAAATCAAGCTCAAAGAAGTCAGTGGGATGGGCTAGGGGGAAGATGGTTTACTTGGTGTTTGATAACTTGGAGCTTGCTCGCGGATGGGACAAGAGTTCCAATATATTACCGCTTCTTTTTAAGCTCTATGATATACTGAAAATGCCTGAAGTGGGTTTGATTTTTCTCAGTAACGCCTCACCTGACACGTATGACTCGGACACTGGTTATGTAGAACCTATTCCTGTTCATTTTCCTGATTACACCGAGGATGAACTTCGTCAAATCTTAATGAAAGACCAGGGAGGCCCAAAGCTATATTCCTCATTTCTGGA TGTGGTGTTGAGGCCATTTTGTCGAGTTACTAGACGAGTTGATGAATTATTGACTGCCTTCTCATCATTATATCAGATATATTGTGAACCTCTGGATGATTTAGGCATTGTTCCAAATGAAGATATgaaaagaaaactattttctCATTTTCAACCACATATTGGGCCATCCCTGAATGACACGTTCAAAGCTGGAAGCAGGCTGTCTTCTGAAGCCTCAGCTAAGAAGAACAAATGGAAAGGCGTGGCCAAGAAAAATGGAGTTTGTGAATCTTCTGATGAGATAGACTTTCATATGTCTGCTTGTGCCAAATACCTTCTTATTTGTGCTTTTCTTGCTTCAAGAAACCCAGCTACCCTTGACGCGTCATTGTTTGATTCAACTGGAGGTTCCAGCAACCGAAAACGAAAGAGAAA GAGCTCCGAGAAGTCAATGGAGAAAAAGGAAACTGCAGAACAAGACTTGCTCTTGAAGGGACCAGGGACATTCCCCTTGGAAAGATTATTAGCCATATTTCAGTGTATTGTATCTGTTGAAGAATGCTTACCTGATGAAGAAGCACAAGAAGATGGTGGATTGGAAGGAGAGAGTTGGACTAATGGACTATTATCTGATGTTCTTTTGGAATTATCAAGTCTGTGCAATGCTAATTTTATCAGTAAAGGAGGAAGTTGCCCCTTGGAAGGCGCTAATCGGTATCGATCTATGGTGTCCGAAGATATGGCTCTTAAG GTTGCAAAGAGTCTAAAATTTCCTCTGGCAAAGTATTTATACAGAGGATGA